One genomic segment of Acidimicrobiia bacterium includes these proteins:
- the zwf gene encoding glucose-6-phosphate dehydrogenase → MEATYADALILFGISGDLARKKLFSALYDLTAAGGLDMPVIGVASSDWDDETLRRHAREALEEAGEPIDDEVFARLAANLCYVAGDYQEAGTYADIAKRVAGGECTVSYLAIPPGLFDDVVEGLASVGLNQQGRLVLEKPFGRDTQSAADLNEIVHRHFPEERVYRIDHFLGKESVQNLMIFRFSNTVLEPVWNRHYVRGVQITMAEDFGVEGRGSFYDRVGTIRDVVQNHLLQVLALLAMEPPVSEDADALRDERVKVLRAIETLTPNDLVRGQYAGYRREPGVAADSDTETFAALRLEVDSWRWAGVPWIIRAGKGMASTATEAVVEFARPPRPLFADVDSRPGPNRLTFRTKPDEEISLSMQAKQPGSAMVSGPVELHLGHDRIPGRDAYDRLIGDALRGDPALFARQDGVMEAWRVVDRVLTNHRPVVPYQRGTWGPAEADALLGSDWDWITT, encoded by the coding sequence ATGGAGGCAACCTACGCCGACGCACTGATCTTGTTCGGGATAAGCGGAGATCTGGCCCGTAAGAAACTGTTCTCGGCTCTCTACGACCTCACCGCCGCCGGTGGCCTCGACATGCCGGTGATCGGGGTGGCTTCGAGCGACTGGGATGATGAGACGTTGCGTCGCCATGCTCGGGAAGCTCTCGAGGAGGCAGGCGAACCGATCGACGACGAGGTGTTCGCCCGGCTGGCGGCCAACCTTTGTTACGTGGCAGGCGACTACCAGGAGGCGGGCACCTATGCAGACATCGCCAAAAGGGTGGCCGGAGGTGAGTGCACTGTGTCGTACCTGGCCATCCCCCCCGGGCTATTCGACGACGTTGTCGAGGGATTGGCGTCGGTGGGGCTCAACCAACAGGGTCGGCTGGTATTGGAGAAACCCTTTGGCCGAGACACCCAATCGGCTGCCGACCTCAACGAGATAGTTCACCGCCACTTCCCGGAAGAGCGGGTGTACCGGATCGACCACTTCCTCGGCAAGGAATCGGTGCAGAACCTCATGATCTTCCGCTTCTCTAACACCGTTTTGGAGCCTGTCTGGAACCGTCACTACGTGCGCGGTGTGCAGATCACGATGGCAGAGGATTTCGGCGTCGAGGGAAGGGGTTCCTTTTACGACCGGGTTGGCACGATACGCGATGTCGTCCAGAACCATTTGCTGCAAGTGCTGGCGTTGCTGGCCATGGAACCACCGGTGTCGGAGGATGCCGACGCGCTGCGCGACGAGCGAGTCAAAGTGCTCAGAGCCATCGAGACGCTCACCCCTAACGATCTGGTTCGCGGTCAGTATGCCGGTTACCGCCGGGAGCCCGGAGTTGCTGCCGACTCGGACACCGAGACATTTGCGGCACTTCGGCTAGAAGTGGATTCATGGCGGTGGGCCGGAGTGCCGTGGATCATCCGGGCCGGGAAGGGGATGGCTTCAACGGCCACCGAAGCAGTTGTCGAGTTTGCTCGCCCCCCACGGCCCCTCTTTGCCGACGTCGATAGCCGGCCAGGCCCCAATCGATTGACGTTCCGCACCAAACCCGACGAAGAGATCAGCCTGTCGATGCAGGCGAAACAGCCTGGATCGGCGATGGTCAGTGGGCCGGTTGAACTGCATCTCGGGCACGATCGGATCCCCGGCCGAGACGCCTACGATCGGCTGATTGGTGATGCACTCCGCGGTGACCCGGCTCTCTTCGCCCGTCAAGACGGCGTCATGGAAGCCTGGAGGGTGGTCGATCGAGTGCTCACCAACCATCGACCGGTCGTTCCCTATCAGCGGGGTACCTGGGGTCCGGCCGAAGCCGACGCCCTGCTCGGTTCCGACTGGGACTGGATCACCACATGA
- the gnd gene encoding decarboxylating 6-phosphogluconate dehydrogenase — translation MELGMIGLGRMGANLVRRLLRDGHRTVVYDVDPVSVAELVAAGAEGADGLADLAGKLNGPRTIWVMVPAGITGKVIDDIASHLNAGDIIIDGGNSYYQDDLERSAVLLERGIRLIDVGTSGGVFGLERGFCLMIGGDAGAVAHLDPIFRTLAPGVDTAERTPGRAGEPLAAEHGYLHCGPSGAGHFVKMVHNGVEYGIMAAYAEGLNILKHAGVGLSDSRTDAETAPLRRPDHYQYELDVPAVAEVWRRGSVVASWLLDLTAAAFVENPQLDGFTGRVSDSGEGRWTVLSAVEEGVPAPVLSAALYGRFDSRGRDEFANQVLSAMRQQFGGHQEKAGPA, via the coding sequence ATGGAACTGGGAATGATCGGCCTCGGCCGAATGGGAGCGAACCTCGTTCGCAGGCTGCTCCGTGATGGCCATCGGACCGTTGTGTACGACGTCGACCCCGTCTCCGTAGCCGAGCTGGTCGCGGCAGGCGCCGAGGGGGCAGATGGTCTTGCCGACCTGGCCGGCAAACTGAACGGCCCTCGAACCATTTGGGTGATGGTGCCGGCGGGAATCACCGGGAAGGTCATAGATGACATCGCTTCCCACCTCAACGCAGGCGACATCATCATCGATGGGGGTAACTCGTACTACCAGGACGACCTCGAGCGGTCGGCTGTCTTGTTGGAGCGCGGCATTCGTTTGATCGATGTCGGTACCAGCGGTGGTGTATTCGGGCTCGAACGGGGGTTCTGCCTGATGATCGGCGGCGACGCCGGCGCGGTTGCCCACCTCGACCCGATCTTCCGGACCCTGGCCCCGGGAGTCGACACGGCCGAGCGGACCCCGGGCCGCGCTGGTGAGCCGCTGGCTGCCGAGCACGGCTATCTGCACTGTGGGCCGAGCGGTGCAGGTCACTTCGTCAAGATGGTCCACAACGGCGTCGAGTACGGCATCATGGCCGCATATGCGGAAGGTCTGAACATTCTCAAACATGCCGGGGTCGGGCTCTCCGACAGCCGGACCGATGCCGAGACCGCCCCTCTTCGGCGGCCGGATCACTATCAGTACGAGTTGGATGTGCCGGCGGTCGCCGAAGTTTGGCGGCGAGGCAGCGTTGTTGCCTCGTGGTTGCTCGATCTGACCGCCGCCGCCTTCGTTGAAAACCCGCAGCTCGACGGGTTCACCGGTCGGGTATCGGACTCAGGAGAGGGAAGGTGGACCGTTCTGAGTGCGGTGGAAGAGGGCGTTCCCGCCCCGGTCCTTTCGGCGGCGCTCTACGGCCGGTTCGACTCGAGGGGACGTGACGAGTTCGCCAACCAGGTTTTGTCGGCGATGCGCCAACAATTTGGTGGCCATCAGGAGAAAGCCGGCCCTGCCTGA